The following proteins come from a genomic window of Lycium ferocissimum isolate CSIRO_LF1 chromosome 4, AGI_CSIRO_Lferr_CH_V1, whole genome shotgun sequence:
- the LOC132054114 gene encoding serine/threonine-protein kinase BLUS1-like, whose translation MQNHRNKIGSSSTLPKDFFGSSKISLPLGISFSLPSTLKFVSPIDSYPKVGQTIIDPNTYDTYLLKMEIGSSCRNGLCRVYKALYTKRMEKNGIFVTLKILNKNLREFFELQLEVNASIRFTPYSKLIGLMRTFTTKEYLCVSFPYMSQGPLRHILSARPEKKLPEDFIAIVLKEVLVGLRDELHVDSNNPKVHKTLNAGDIFIHIDHATKERLIKLAFEASVYDPFYNVGETSSSSSTFLDVKSISKWGAAPEVYVGENATPKSDIWLLGITALELAYGDDLRVRSREDLEYIIEKIRFKKRLPRSLEKLLIIKKKGKIKKVVLNTFKRNKRVFSKDFEKMVLACLCENPEERPTAHQLSSTPFFTTDFDRFEQFLLNG comes from the coding sequence ATGCAGAATCACAGaaataaaattggttcttctTCAACTCTCCCAAAAGATTTTTTTGGTTCTTCTAAAATTAGTCTACCATTGGGAATTTCATTTAGTCTACCATCAACATTGAAATTCGTTTCACCTATTGATTCTTATCCAAAAGTTGGCCAAACCATCATTGATCCAAACACTTATGATACTTATCTTCTCAAAATGGAAATTGGTTCTTCTTGTCGTAATGGACTATGTCGTGTTTACAAAGCTCTTTATACTAAACGTATGGAGAAGAATGGAATATTTGTCACTTTGAAGATACTCAACAAGAACCTACGTGAATTTTTCGAGCTACAACTTGAAGTTAATGCAAGTATTAGGTTTACTCCTTATAGCAAGTTAATTGGACTCATGAGAACTTTTACAACTAAGGAATATTTGTGTGTTTCATTTCCTTATATGTCACAAGGACCCCTACGTCACATTCTCTCTGCACGTCCAGAAAAAAAATTGCCAGAGGATTTCATTGCTATTGTACTTAAAGAAGTACTTGTTGGTCTACGTGACGAACTTCATGTTGATTCTAATAATCCAAAGGTTCATAAGACTTTAAATGCTGGAGATATCTTTATTCACATTGATCATGCTACTAAGGAAAGGTTGATTAAATTAGCATTTGAAGCATCAGTTTATGATCCATTTTATAATGTTGGAGAAACTAGTAGTTCGTCGTCTACGTTTTTGGATGTGAAGAGTATTTCTAAATGGGGTGCTGCACCTGAGGTATATGTGGGAGAAAATGCAACACCAAAATCTGATATTTGGTTATTGGGAATAACAGCATTGGAATTAGCCTATGGAGATGATTTACGTGTGAGAAGTCGTGAGGACTTGGAATATATAATCGAAAAGATAAGGTTTAAAAAGAGATTGCCAAGATCACTCGAAAAGCTGCTGATCATcaagaagaaagggaaaatcAAGAAAGTAGTGTTGAATAcgtttaaaagaaataaaagggtGTTTTCGAAGGATTTTGAGAAGATGGTTCTTGCTTGTCTTTGTGAGAATCCAGAAGAGAGACCAACTGCACATCAGCTTTCGAGTACTCCATTTTTCACTACTGATTTTGATAGGTTTGAGCAATTTTTGTTGAATGGTTAG